In Desulfonatronovibrio magnus, a single genomic region encodes these proteins:
- a CDS encoding PAS domain-containing sensor histidine kinase: protein MKNKASRKNHLLQELRQKAESRINNLKTGEDIDFTSIHEVIHELNVHQVELTMQKDELEAKQRDLEKSRNEYFRLFDLAPVGYFVFDEKGIIIDVNNFGSKILHQTQDKLINKPFMLFLDTNYQKTFIDHRKKTLQSRKPQNTLLKLKSRSNQEILVKVTSIAFEHNQGEPLRCFSVMEDITELQQSLEAQKQLNTELEQINTQLRQEVKKRKEIETELIQHRDAAQSATRAKSEFLANMSHELRTPLNGIMGTIQVLETSDIDSDLMEMVEMAKTSGTGILKILNDILEFSSTHQESFTIKNKFFELRKAVSHVFDAFQSVINQKSLHHTIEIDPDIPAYICGDEARLRQVIFNLLGNSVKFTENGNINLKVNLAASDDLHITLKFSIFDTGVGIPQDLIKQVFEPFTQVDGSYTRKYGGIGMGLSLSSNLIKLMGGDIDIQSKPQKGTVVDFTLSFLKNCPQEEKSEA, encoded by the coding sequence ATGAAAAACAAAGCAAGCAGAAAAAATCATTTGCTTCAGGAACTGCGCCAGAAAGCAGAATCCAGAATCAACAATCTGAAAACCGGTGAAGATATTGACTTCACCAGTATACATGAAGTTATTCATGAACTTAATGTGCATCAGGTTGAACTGACCATGCAAAAAGATGAACTGGAGGCCAAGCAAAGGGACCTGGAAAAATCGAGAAATGAATACTTTAGACTGTTTGACCTTGCTCCTGTAGGATACTTTGTTTTTGACGAAAAAGGCATTATTATTGATGTCAACAATTTTGGCTCAAAAATTCTTCATCAAACCCAGGACAAACTAATCAACAAACCTTTTATGCTTTTCCTTGACACCAATTACCAGAAAACTTTTATCGATCACAGAAAAAAAACATTACAGTCCCGAAAACCACAAAATACCCTTCTTAAACTCAAAAGCAGAAGTAATCAGGAGATTCTGGTTAAGGTTACCAGTATCGCCTTTGAACATAACCAGGGTGAACCTTTGCGCTGTTTCTCAGTTATGGAAGACATTACAGAACTGCAGCAGTCATTGGAAGCACAGAAACAACTAAATACAGAACTTGAGCAAATCAATACCCAACTAAGACAAGAAGTCAAAAAACGCAAAGAGATTGAAACTGAGTTAATACAGCATAGAGATGCAGCCCAGTCTGCCACCCGTGCCAAAAGCGAATTTCTGGCCAATATGAGTCATGAACTGAGAACGCCCCTTAATGGCATTATGGGCACCATTCAGGTTCTTGAAACATCTGATATTGATTCTGACCTTATGGAAATGGTAGAGATGGCCAAAACTTCAGGGACGGGAATACTGAAAATTTTAAACGATATCTTAGAGTTTTCCAGCACTCACCAGGAAAGCTTTACAATCAAAAATAAGTTTTTTGAGTTGCGCAAGGCAGTAAGCCATGTTTTTGATGCTTTCCAGTCTGTAATCAACCAGAAAAGCCTTCATCATACCATTGAGATAGATCCTGATATACCTGCTTACATTTGCGGAGATGAGGCCAGACTTCGACAAGTCATTTTCAATCTGCTGGGTAATTCTGTAAAATTTACCGAGAACGGCAATATCAATCTTAAAGTCAACCTTGCTGCATCAGATGACTTGCATATAACCTTGAAGTTCAGTATTTTCGATACTGGAGTCGGAATTCCCCAGGACCTCATTAAACAGGTATTTGAACCGTTTACTCAGGTGGATGGAAGCTATACCAGGAAGTATGGCGGCATAGGTATGGGACTGTCCCTTTCCAGCAACCTCATCAAACTGATGGGTGGGGACATAGATATCCAGAGTAAACCTCAGAAAGGAACAGTTGTTGACTTTACACTGAGCTTTCTCAAAAATTGCCCGCAGGAAGAAAAATCTGAAGCCTGA